The Tumebacillus amylolyticus DNA segment GCCGGACGATGTAACCGACGCAGAGAAAAAGGACCGCTTGAAGCGCCTCAACGAACTCCAAGACCGCATTTCGCTGGAGATCAACAAGTCTTTGGAAGGCAAAGTCCTGCGCGTTCTCGTCGAAGGCGAGTCCAAGAACAACCCGGATGTCCTGCAAACCCGCACAGAATCGAACAAAATCGTCCACATCACCGCACCAAAAGAACTGATCGGCCACTTCGTCAACGTCAAAGTCACCGAAGCCAAGACTTGGACGCTCAATGGCGAACTGGTTTCTGAGGAGGTCCCGGCTGTATGAGCACCATCGCACCTGTCATCGAAGAAAAAGCACGCCTGATCGGAGACATGGTCACCCGATCGCTGGAGATGTCGATCTTCAAGCAAGCGGAGCAAGACCTGTCCACCCATTCCGAAGCGCAAGCGTTGATCGGCGAAATTCAGACCAAGCAATCCAACGGCGGTGACGTCGAGGACGTGCTCGACCGTCTCGAAACGCTCGACGTCGTGCGCCGCTTCACCATCGCACAGGAGAACCTCTCCGAAGTGGTCTCCCATGTCACCAAGATCTTGACCGCCACGCTGTCCGACCGTCTCGACATTCTCGCGCCCGAAGCGGAGGGTGGTTGCGGCGGTTGCACGGCAGAGGGATGCGACAAAGCAACCTCTTGCGACGGCAACGATTCATTGTGCGGCTAAAAACGCATACCACCGAAAAAAGATCCGCGCCCTGAGAGGGTGCGGGTCTTTTTTTCCAGCGGGGTCGTGGTATCGGAAGTAAGGCAAAAAGGGGGACGAGCCACCTTAGATTTGTTATAATGAAGTCCGAATTAGCAAAGAAGAGCGGAGGAAGTTACGAATGGCACGACTTACACCGATGATGGAACAATACTTGGCGACCAAAGCGCAGGTGCCGGATGCGCTCTTGTTCTTCCGACTCGGCGACTTTTACGAACTGTTCATGGAAGACGCCGTGACCGCCGCGCGCGAGTTGGAGATCACGTTGACCGGACGCGCAAACGGAGCGAACGGCGGCGATGAGCGCACCCCGATGTGCGGCGTCCCGCACCATTCGGCCGAGGGCTATGTCTTGCGCCTCGTCGAGAAGGGCTACAAAGTCGCGATCTGTGAACAGACCGAGGAAGCGGGAGCCAGCAAGGGAATCGTGCGTCGTGAGATCGTGCGCGTCGTCACTCCGGGCACCGTGATGGAGCAAAAAGGCCTGCAAGCCAAAGCCAACAACTACCTCGCCGCCGTGGTGGTGCGCGAAGGTGTGTACGGGTTGTCTTTTTGCGACCTGTCGACAGGAGAAATGCTCGTCGTCGAACATGACAGCGAGCAGAAGATGCTCGACGAGATGCTCCGCCATCAGCCGGCTGAAATCATCGTGCCGTTCGGAGAAAAACAGGCATCGTACGCTGTGACCCTGCACGACCTGCTGGCGTGCGTGTTGACGGAAGGCTTGGAAAAAACGCACGGACTTGCCCGCGCGTCGGAAGTCCTGCTTGGGCACTACGGCGTGATGACGGTCGATTCGTTCGGACTCGCGAACCGCCCGCTGGCTCTCTCGGCTGCCGGGATGTTGATCGCCTACCTCGACGTTACACAGAAGCGCAATCTGCACCATCTCAAGATGCCCGCGTATATCACCAGCGACGAATACATGACCATCGATTCGTTCTCCCGCCGCAACCTCGAACTTGTGGAAACGTTGCGCGACAAAGGCAAGCACGGCTCCTTGCTCGGGTTGCTGGATGAAACGGTGACCGCGATGGGCGGACGCCTGTTGCGCCGGTATGTCGAACGACCGCTGGCGAACAAGATTCGCATCGAACAGCGATTGGACGCCGTGGAAGAGCTCTACAAAAACCTCCTCCTGCGCGACGACATTCGCCAATTGCTCGACGCTGTGTACGACCTTGAACGCCTCGTCGCTCGCGTCTCCTACGGCTCGGCAAACGCCCGCGACCTGTTGGCGATCGGTTCGTCGCTGGCTGTCCTGCCGAGTTTGAAAGGTCGTCTGGAAAGCGCGGGGGCTCCGTTGCTGCTCGATCTAGGTCAGCGCATCGACCACTTTGACGAGATCGTGGAGTTGATCGAACGCGCCATCGTCGAGGAACCGCCGACCTCCGTCCGTGACGGCGGTGTGATTCGCGACGGGTTTGACGACTACCTCGACACGCTGAAAACGGCATCCCGCGACGGCAAGCGCTGGCTCGCCGAGTTGGAGCAACAGGAGCGGGAAGCGACCGGCATCAAGTCGTTGAAAGTCGGCTTCAACAAAGTCTTCGGCTACTACATCGAAGTCTCCAAAGCCAACATCGGGAACGTCCCCGACACTTATGAACGCAAGCAGACACTGACCAACGGGGAGCGCTATGTCACACCGGGGCTCAAGGAGAAGGAAGCGTTGATCCTCGAAGCCGAGGAAAAAATGGTCGACCTCGAGTACCAACTCTTCTGCCAAGTTCGTGATGCCGTGAGCGTCATCCTCGGCAAAATCCAAGAGGCGGCAGAAGCGATTGCCACGATCGACGTGCTCCAATCCTTGGCCACCGTCTCGATCCGCCGCCGATACAAGCGTCCGGTCATCAATACCGACGACCGCTTGCATCTCGTAGAAGGTCGTCATCCGGTCGTCGAGGCGATGTTAAAAGGCGAGCCGTTCGTGGCGAACGACACGCTGCTCAACACCTCCGAACACCAGATTGCGCTGATCACCGGTCCGAACATGGCGGGGAAATCGACCTACATGCGCCAAGTGGCGTTGATCGTCATCTTGGCGCAGATGGGATGTTTCGTACCGGCCGACCACGCGGAGATCGGAATCGTGGACCGCGTGTTCACGCGCATCGGGGCGAGTGACGACCTCGCGGGCGGGCAGTCGACGTTCATGGTGGAGATGGTGGAACTCGCCAACATCTTGCACCACGCCACGCCGCGCAGTTTGATCATCCTCGATGAGATCGGGCGAGGGACGTCGACGTTTGACGGCATCTCGATTGCCCAGGCGGTCGTGGAGTTCCTGCACCAGAGCCCGAAAGTCGGGGCGAAGACGCTGTTTGCGACGCACTATCATGAATTGACGACGTTTACGGAGTCGTTTGCGGGCGTGAAGCACTATTCAACGCATGTGCAGGAGCAGGGGGACAGCATTGTATTTTTGCGGAAGATCCTCCCGCAAGCAGCCGACCGCAGTTACGGGATTCAAGTGGCCAAACTCGCCGGACTCCCGCAGGAAGTTTTGGCGCGGGCACGTGAAATTCTGGTAGACTTGGAACAGGGCGGACACGGCACCACCACCCTCAGCGCAGGTTCTGAAAAAAGCGCGCCTTCGTCTGCGCCACTCACTTCCACAGCCCCCGCAACCGACCTCGTCCGCGAGGCAGCCGTGGCTTACGAAGCAGCCCCCGTGGCCATTGCGGAAAAAACGCCGGCGACCGTTCCGGCGCCGTCGGCACAACTCTCGCTGTTTGACGTGTCGGAGCATCCCGTGGTCGACGAGCTGCGCAAGCTCGACGTCATGCGCTTGACTCCGCTGGACGCGATGAACCTGCTCTACCAACTGCACCAGAAAGCACGAGGTGAGTAAGATGGGCAAGATTCAGGTCTTAAGCGACCTCCTCGCCAACAAGATCGCCGCCGGGGAAGTCGTGGAACGCCCCGCTTCGGTCATCAAAGAGCTGTTGGAGAACGCCATCGACGCCAACAGCACCGAGATCGTCATCGAAATCGAAAACGGCGGTCTCGACCTGATCAAAGTCTCAGACAACGGCGTCGGCATGGAACGCGAAGACGCCCTGCTCGCGTTTGAACGTCATGCCACGTCGAAGATTCGTTCGGAAAAAGACCTCTTTCGCATCCGTACTCTCGGATTTCGCGGTGAAGCGCTTCCGTCGATCGCCTCGGTTTCCAAAGTCGAAGTCAAGACCCGTACTGCGGAGGCGAATGAAGGGACGCTCGTCAAAATCGAGGGCGGGCAACTCGTGACGCATGGAGTGACGGCGGCGAAGAAAGGGACCGACTTTGCGGTTCGGGACCTTTTTTTCAACACGCCCGCTCGTTTGAAGTATCTCAAGACGATTCAGACGGAGTTGCACCACATGCTCGACTACGTGAACCGGTTGTCTTTGGCGCATCCTGAGATTTCGTTCCGGATGTACCACAACGGGCGGCAGTTGTTGCAGTCGCCGGGGGATGGTGAGTTGTTGCATGCGGTGGCGGCGATTTATGGAAATGACGTGGCGCGGCAGATGTTGCCGATTGAATGGTCAGACTATGATTATAAGATCGTGGGGGCGGTCGGGTTTCCGGAGTTGAACCGGGCGAACCGCAACCACTGTTCGTTTATCGTCAACGGGCGGTATGTGAAGAGTTACCAACTGCTCAATGCGGTGCAGGCGGCGTATCATACGCGGTTGCCGATCAACCGGTATCCGGTGTGCGTGATTGCGGTGGAGTTGGACCCGAGCTTGGTGGATGTGAACGTGCATCCGCAGAAGTTGGAAGTGCGATTCTCCGAAGAGCGGGACGTGACGCATGCGGTGCAACAGGCGGTGGAGAAGGCTCTGCAACAGCAGACGTTCATCCCGAAAGCTACGGCGAAGTCGGTTCAGACCGAGCTCAAGGAAAAAACGCAGCAGACCGCGTTCGATCTCCCGCTGCCCAAATCAGAAGTGCCGACCGCTCCGGCCCGGGCTACCGGATTCCAGCCGGCGAATCGAACGACCTACGCGACGAGTGGCTCTGAACCGAGTGTCGGAGTCAACGGCCCGAAGTACAAAGAGCCACTCCCCAACGGGGGAGCTGTCGTCCGCGAGACGCCGACCGAGTACCAACCGTCCCGCCGTCGAGACGACCGACGCGAACTCCCGCTCCGCCACCAAGTCGACGCCGCTCTCAGCGTCTACGAAAAAGCAGAGCAGCCGGTTCCTACGCAGACAACTAGCCAAGCACAGTCTGCTGATCAGGTACAGCTGACAAATCAAGCACAGCCATTGAGTTCAGAACCGTTTTCGCACACGAACGAGACACCACTGTCCGTCCCTGTGCCGGAGTCTGTCCTGGACTTGAATTCTCAACCTACGTCTGTCGTCGGGGAATCTGCGCAAGAGAATTTTGCTGACGCGGCCCCTGCACGACCGAACATGCCGCAGTTCCGCCCGGTTGCACAAGTCCTCGGCATGTACGTGATCGCGCAAGACGACACCGGGATGTACATCATCGACCAACACGCGGCGCACGAGAAAGTTCTGTAC contains these protein-coding regions:
- a CDS encoding YlbF family regulator, yielding MSTIAPVIEEKARLIGDMVTRSLEMSIFKQAEQDLSTHSEAQALIGEIQTKQSNGGDVEDVLDRLETLDVVRRFTIAQENLSEVVSHVTKILTATLSDRLDILAPEAEGGCGGCTAEGCDKATSCDGNDSLCG
- the mutS gene encoding DNA mismatch repair protein MutS, translating into MARLTPMMEQYLATKAQVPDALLFFRLGDFYELFMEDAVTAARELEITLTGRANGANGGDERTPMCGVPHHSAEGYVLRLVEKGYKVAICEQTEEAGASKGIVRREIVRVVTPGTVMEQKGLQAKANNYLAAVVVREGVYGLSFCDLSTGEMLVVEHDSEQKMLDEMLRHQPAEIIVPFGEKQASYAVTLHDLLACVLTEGLEKTHGLARASEVLLGHYGVMTVDSFGLANRPLALSAAGMLIAYLDVTQKRNLHHLKMPAYITSDEYMTIDSFSRRNLELVETLRDKGKHGSLLGLLDETVTAMGGRLLRRYVERPLANKIRIEQRLDAVEELYKNLLLRDDIRQLLDAVYDLERLVARVSYGSANARDLLAIGSSLAVLPSLKGRLESAGAPLLLDLGQRIDHFDEIVELIERAIVEEPPTSVRDGGVIRDGFDDYLDTLKTASRDGKRWLAELEQQEREATGIKSLKVGFNKVFGYYIEVSKANIGNVPDTYERKQTLTNGERYVTPGLKEKEALILEAEEKMVDLEYQLFCQVRDAVSVILGKIQEAAEAIATIDVLQSLATVSIRRRYKRPVINTDDRLHLVEGRHPVVEAMLKGEPFVANDTLLNTSEHQIALITGPNMAGKSTYMRQVALIVILAQMGCFVPADHAEIGIVDRVFTRIGASDDLAGGQSTFMVEMVELANILHHATPRSLIILDEIGRGTSTFDGISIAQAVVEFLHQSPKVGAKTLFATHYHELTTFTESFAGVKHYSTHVQEQGDSIVFLRKILPQAADRSYGIQVAKLAGLPQEVLARAREILVDLEQGGHGTTTLSAGSEKSAPSSAPLTSTAPATDLVREAAVAYEAAPVAIAEKTPATVPAPSAQLSLFDVSEHPVVDELRKLDVMRLTPLDAMNLLYQLHQKARGE
- the mutL gene encoding DNA mismatch repair endonuclease MutL translates to MGKIQVLSDLLANKIAAGEVVERPASVIKELLENAIDANSTEIVIEIENGGLDLIKVSDNGVGMEREDALLAFERHATSKIRSEKDLFRIRTLGFRGEALPSIASVSKVEVKTRTAEANEGTLVKIEGGQLVTHGVTAAKKGTDFAVRDLFFNTPARLKYLKTIQTELHHMLDYVNRLSLAHPEISFRMYHNGRQLLQSPGDGELLHAVAAIYGNDVARQMLPIEWSDYDYKIVGAVGFPELNRANRNHCSFIVNGRYVKSYQLLNAVQAAYHTRLPINRYPVCVIAVELDPSLVDVNVHPQKLEVRFSEERDVTHAVQQAVEKALQQQTFIPKATAKSVQTELKEKTQQTAFDLPLPKSEVPTAPARATGFQPANRTTYATSGSEPSVGVNGPKYKEPLPNGGAVVRETPTEYQPSRRRDDRRELPLRHQVDAALSVYEKAEQPVPTQTTSQAQSADQVQLTNQAQPLSSEPFSHTNETPLSVPVPESVLDLNSQPTSVVGESAQENFADAAPARPNMPQFRPVAQVLGMYVIAQDDTGMYIIDQHAAHEKVLYEKFTKKLADRQIQPLPLLVPLTVELTASEAALFEQRISDFADCQIEVDQFGGTTFLIRSVPDIWEGLQTQFLLQELIDELLQEGATPDPRQLIEAKVITKACKSAIKANHWLSMPEMVALCDQLRELDNPFTCPHGRPIIIHMSTYDLEKQFKRVM